One genomic region from Populus nigra chromosome 8, ddPopNigr1.1, whole genome shotgun sequence encodes:
- the LOC133701074 gene encoding large ribosomal subunit protein P3-like, which translates to MGVFTFVCRSSSNEWSAKQISDGNIEASASSTFELQRKLVQSALSADSSGAVQSSFSYVTPSSAVFQVVIGGSTGGAFFGGGGGGGAVAAPAGGATAAAEAPAAEEKKKEEEPESDDDMGFSLFD; encoded by the exons ATGGGAGTTTTCACATTCGTTTGCAGGAGCTCCAGTAACGAGTGGAGCGCCAAGCAGATCTCAGACGGCAATATCGAGGCTTCCGCCTCCTCCACCTTCGAATTGCAAAGGAAACTCGTCCAGTCCGCTCTCTCCGCTGATTCTTCCGGCGCCGTCCAGTCCTCTTTCTCATACGTCACTCCTTCCTCCGCTGTTTTCCAG GTGGTCATTGGTGGGAGCACCGGTGGTGCCTtctttggtggtggtggtggtggtggtgcagTAGCAGCTCCAGCAGGAGGTGCAACAGCTGCAGCTGAAGCACCTGCTGCtgaggaaaagaagaaggaagaggagCCTGAGAGTGATGATGATATGGGGTTCTCTCTTTTTGATTAA
- the LOC133701481 gene encoding serine/threonine-protein kinase-like protein At5g23170, which translates to MDVFDYQQLVKATGSFSPSRLLGKGSHGSIYKGILEENKLVAIKKSSSLGTDHVSAGNTKKLENEISVLSSLRGSPYVINFLGASHYHHNSYCKEKNRVLVMEFMPNGSLHDLLHVDASPPPWPKRVEIAIQIARAVQFLHEGKPLVIHRDIKSANILFDINWKAKLADFGLSVLLADSSSHDHATQPAGTIGYLDPSYTTPSKLSTKIDVFSYGVVLLEIISCQKVIDVSRSPSSIVEWAVPLIEEQRLMEICDTRIALPTFMEGTMKHLLYVAARCVSCREENRPSITEIVKGMDKNCLVERIQMPSWTSLMRSVILTRRPRELAEQWQQTKCEDANCDISKGMKAYLWEILAYITALE; encoded by the coding sequence ATGGATGTGTTTGACTATCAACAACTTGTAAAGGCAACTGGGAGTTTCTCTCCTTCAAGACTTTTAGGCAAAGGAAGCCATGGATCAATCTACAAAGGCATACTTGAAGAAAATAAGCTTGTTGCAATCAAGAAATCATCATCTCTTGGTACTGATCATGTCTCTGCTGGCAACACCAAGAAACTCGAGAACGAAATATCTGTGCTATCTTCCCTACGTGGAAGTCCATATGTCATCAACTTTCTTGGAGCGAGTCATTATCATCACAACTCATATTGCAAGGAGAAGAACAGGGTTTTGGTTATGGAGTTTATGCCTAATGGTTCTCTCCATGACTTGCTCCATGTTGATGCCAGTCCACCACCATGGCCTAAACGTGTAGAAATCGCTATTCAAATTGCAAGGGCAGTCCAATTCCTTCATGAAGGCAAGCCTTTGGTTATTCATAGAGACATCAAATCTGCTAATATTTTGTTTGACATAAATTGGAAGGCTAAGTTGGCAGATTTCGGACTCTCAGTGTTGCTAGCAGACTCATCAAGTCATGATCATGCAACCCAACCGGCTGGCACTATTGGGTACTTGGACCCTTCTTACACCACTCCAAGCAAACTAAGCACTAAGATTGATGTCTTCAGCTATGGAGTTGTTTTGTTAGAGATCATTAGTTGTCAGAAAGTGATTGATGTCTCGAGGTCGCCATCTTCAATTGTTGAGTGGGCAGTGCCATTGATTGAAGAGCAAAGATTGATGGAGATATGCGACACAAGAATTGCACTGCCAACATTCATGGAGGGCACGATGAAGCACTTGTTATATGTGGCAGCACGTTGTGTGTCTTGCAGGGAAGAAAATCGTCCATCCATTACTGAAATTGTAAAGGGGATGGATAAGAATTGTTTGGTTGAAAGAATACAAATGCCCAGTTGGACAAGTCTCATGAGGAGCGTGATACTAACGAGAAGGCCAAGAGAATTGGCTGAGCAATGGCAGCAGACAAAATGTGAAGATGCAAATTGTGACATTTCTAAAGGGATGAAGGCATATTTATGGGAGATATTGGCTTATATTACTGCACTCGAATAA
- the LOC133702123 gene encoding zinc finger transcription factor YY1-like isoform X2 yields the protein MEAHHHHQFTHNIFERRPIIKSKTPAVKWFKEWVPQDVVATGGKCSLFKWVAENQLNVLKEKAKEPPAPEPEPEPTTEVLFLCSFEGCGKTFIDAGALRKHSHIHGERQYVCHYEGCGKAFSLDFNLRSHMKTHSQENYHICPYSECGKRYAHEYKLKNHIASHHEKNPTPDVVRYATPPERIMKNPKPPSGVYGSASSDRPYICPYEGCEKDYIHEYKLKLHLRREHPDHMADENAENANSNADNEMDEASDQDAYGGKRVNGKSQKHSRPKPNLKTPPVKIRQRKGSSSSPATLNVVKKPWPVKDDTYEEDSEETEEEDHDNAEDGWRYGGNEDDDEETEDED from the exons atggaggctcatcaccatcatcagTTCACTCACAATATATTCGAGAGACGCCCCATTATCAAATCAAAGACTCCTGCTGTTAAATGGTTCAAAGAATG GGTGCCTCAAGATGTGGTGGCAACGGGTGGAAAGTGTTCTCTTTTCAAATGGGTTGCAG AGAATCAATTGAATGTCttgaaagaaaaggcaaaagagCCCCCGGCACCGGAGCCAGAACCAGAGCCTACTACTGAAGTTCTTTTCCTTTGCAGTTTTGAAGGGTGTGGAAAGACCTTTATTGATGCAGGTGCTTTGAGGAAGCATTCTCATATCCATGGAGAGAGACAATATGTTTGTCACTATGAGGGATGTGGAAAG GCATTCTCCTTGGACTTCAACTTGAGATCTCACATGAAAACACATTCACAAGAAAACTATCATATCTGTCCATACTCAGAATGTGGAAAGAGATATGCTCATGAATACAAGCTGAAGAACCACATCGCATCTCATCATGAAAAG AATCCGACACCGGATGTGGTGAGATATGCTACACCTCCAGAGAGGATAATGAAAAATCCCAAGCCTCCTTCTGGGGTTTATGGCTCTGCTTCATCAGATAGACCATACATTTGCCCTTATGAAGGGTGTGAAAAGGACTACATCCATGAATACAAGCTCAAACTTCATCTAAGAAGAGAGCATCCTGACCACATGGCAGATGAGAATGCTGAGAATGCAAATTCTAATGCTGATAATGAGATGGATGAAGCCAGTGATCAAGATGCTTATGGTGGAAAGCGTGTGAATGGGAAAAGTCAGAAACACAGCAGGCCCAAGCCAAACTTGAAGACGCCGCCTGTAAAAATCAGACAACGGAAAGGTTCAAGTTCATCCCCTGCCACATTAAATGTAGTGAAAAAACCTTGGCCAGTTAAGGATGACACTTACGAAGAAGACAGTGAAGAAACCGAGGAAGAGGATCACGACAATGCAGAGGATGGATGGAGGTATGGAGGGAACGAGGACGATGACGAAGAGACAGAGGATGAAGACTAG
- the LOC133702123 gene encoding zinc finger transcription factor YY1-like isoform X1, with the protein MEAHHHHQFTHNIFERRPIIKSKTPAVKWFKEWVPQDVVATGGKCSLFKWVAENQLNVLKEKAKEPPAPEPEPEPTTEVLFLCSFEGCGKTFIDAGALRKHSHIHGERQYVCHYEGCGKKFLDSSKLKRHFLIHTGERDFVCPHEGCGKAFSLDFNLRSHMKTHSQENYHICPYSECGKRYAHEYKLKNHIASHHEKNPTPDVVRYATPPERIMKNPKPPSGVYGSASSDRPYICPYEGCEKDYIHEYKLKLHLRREHPDHMADENAENANSNADNEMDEASDQDAYGGKRVNGKSQKHSRPKPNLKTPPVKIRQRKGSSSSPATLNVVKKPWPVKDDTYEEDSEETEEEDHDNAEDGWRYGGNEDDDEETEDED; encoded by the exons atggaggctcatcaccatcatcagTTCACTCACAATATATTCGAGAGACGCCCCATTATCAAATCAAAGACTCCTGCTGTTAAATGGTTCAAAGAATG GGTGCCTCAAGATGTGGTGGCAACGGGTGGAAAGTGTTCTCTTTTCAAATGGGTTGCAG AGAATCAATTGAATGTCttgaaagaaaaggcaaaagagCCCCCGGCACCGGAGCCAGAACCAGAGCCTACTACTGAAGTTCTTTTCCTTTGCAGTTTTGAAGGGTGTGGAAAGACCTTTATTGATGCAGGTGCTTTGAGGAAGCATTCTCATATCCATGGAGAGAGACAATATGTTTGTCACTATGAGGGATGTGGAAAG AAATTTTTAGATAGTTCCAAGTTGAAAAGACACTTCTTAATTCATACTGGTGAAAGAGATTTTGTATGTCCTCATGAAGGCTGTGGTAAG GCATTCTCCTTGGACTTCAACTTGAGATCTCACATGAAAACACATTCACAAGAAAACTATCATATCTGTCCATACTCAGAATGTGGAAAGAGATATGCTCATGAATACAAGCTGAAGAACCACATCGCATCTCATCATGAAAAG AATCCGACACCGGATGTGGTGAGATATGCTACACCTCCAGAGAGGATAATGAAAAATCCCAAGCCTCCTTCTGGGGTTTATGGCTCTGCTTCATCAGATAGACCATACATTTGCCCTTATGAAGGGTGTGAAAAGGACTACATCCATGAATACAAGCTCAAACTTCATCTAAGAAGAGAGCATCCTGACCACATGGCAGATGAGAATGCTGAGAATGCAAATTCTAATGCTGATAATGAGATGGATGAAGCCAGTGATCAAGATGCTTATGGTGGAAAGCGTGTGAATGGGAAAAGTCAGAAACACAGCAGGCCCAAGCCAAACTTGAAGACGCCGCCTGTAAAAATCAGACAACGGAAAGGTTCAAGTTCATCCCCTGCCACATTAAATGTAGTGAAAAAACCTTGGCCAGTTAAGGATGACACTTACGAAGAAGACAGTGAAGAAACCGAGGAAGAGGATCACGACAATGCAGAGGATGGATGGAGGTATGGAGGGAACGAGGACGATGACGAAGAGACAGAGGATGAAGACTAG